The sequence cccactgGTGTGAGTGGCCTCCAGGCTGCCTTCAATGTACACCATCTTTTTGACATCCAGGAAACACTCAAGAAGATTAAAGAGCCTCAGAAATTAGCCTGTGAGAAATGCTCCAAAACGACTCGTAAAGCCACCAGCTTTTGCCGACAATGCACCAAGTTCATCTGCGAGAAGTGTACCGATATGCACAAAGAGTGGGAGGAGTTCGAAGGTCACGAAGTTGTCACTATCGAAAAAGTGGAAGGGGATTTAATTCGTCTTGTTTCTCCGAATAAGGTGACCCCTCGCTGCCCCAAACACAACAAAAGCCTCAAGTTGTACTGTGAACCTTGTGGAGAGTTGATCTGTATCCATTGCACCGTCCAAATACACAAAGACCACAAGTACTGTGTGATTGCCGACACCTTTGAGAGCCACATGAAAAATATCTTGGACTCCCTGGGACCCGTTGAGAAACAGCTAGAGGCCACCGACACAGCTCTCGTCAATCTGGATGGACGACATGCCGAAATTGTTGAACACAGAGGAAAAATTGCGACCAATATTCACTCGAAATTTGATGAGATTCGTCGAGCTCTTGATGCTCGTGAGGGGGAGCTTATGGCCGAGTTggaaggccacacccaacaaCAGCTCAAGAGCCTCTCTGCTCAGCGAGAGGAGGTGGAGATCCTCCAAACCCAACGTAGCAGCTGCCTGCATTTCGTGAGGGAGAGCATTCGTACAGGGTCTCCAGGAGACGTGCTCAAGATGAAGCAAGGTGTGGTGAAGCAAGTGAGAGAGCTGGTGGacacctttgaccccaacaCCCTAGAGCCTCGTGAGACAACCAACACCTTGTTTGTGCCTTCTGCTCAGCTAGTTAAAGAGTGCAAGAAGTTCGGTGTCTTATATTGTGATATTGTTATTCCTCAAAAAGCAATTGTTGGACAAAAAGTAACTGCATATTATCGATTCCTCTGTCCCCTAAATTCAGCACCACCAGAAGCCAAACTTATCTCCAAAATAACTGACAAAACCACAAACTGTGTTGTGAAGGAACGAGGGAAGGGAGAGTACGAGATCTCCTACCAGCCGACAGTGAGCGGGGCCAGCGAGCTGATTGTGAGTGTGGGTGGAGAGGAGGTGGCAGGAAGTCCATTCCCTGTGGCAGTCAAGACTCCGATCGATAAACTAGGAACTGTTATCAAGACTATCAATGATCTCAGGAAACCTCGAAGTGTGGCACTCAACCAAGCTGGGGAGATAATTGTGGCTGAACTTGATGCTGGTATTGTCTCGATATTTAGCCCCACAGGAGACAAGCTGCGAACATTAGACACTCGAGGCACAGCTGTTGGGGAGATGAAGAAACCTCGTGGTGTGGCAGTGGACGGTGATGACAATATTCTGGTGGTGGACGCTGTTAATCATCGACTGTTAAAGTTCTCACGTGGAGGAGACCTGATGGCAGCAGTTGGTAGTCATGGCAATGGTCCTGGACAGTTGAACGATCCTTATGGTGTTTGTGTCAACAGTGTCAATGGGAAGGTGTATGTGGTTGATCGTCTAGCTCACTGtgttcacatcttcaactctGACCTCACCTTCTCCACCAAGTTCGGCAGTGAAGGCAGTGGTAATGGACAGTTTAAATATCCCTGGGACGTTGCATCCGATCGTAGTGGTTGTGTGTATGAGGTTGATCATGGTAATTATCGAGTGCAAGTCTTCACACCCGATGGTGGCTATCTGAGGCAGTTTGGGGCGAAGAGAGGCAGTGGAAATGGAGAACTTGACAGGCCTGCCAGCATCTGTGTGGACAGTGATGATCTGGTGTATGTGGGGGAGAGTGGGAACAAGCGTGTCTCAGTGTTCACGTGTGAGGGAGTGTTTCTCAAGTCGTTTGGATCGTATGGATCTGGACCAGGACAGTTCGACAGTCCTTATGGCATAGCAGTAGAccagtgtggtgtggtgtatgtgtctgATTGTAGCAACAATAGAGTGCAAATATTTTCCTAGTTTATTTTTGTTATTAAATTATTGAGTTATTGTAACATTGCTAATGAATATTGAAATTGAAACCAGTGAATTCTTTTCCCATGCTGtctctgtgtacgtgtgtactgaGTCTCTCCTGTTATAGTCGTACCTTTAGTATCCCCTCCGCTGCAGGGTCTCCATGGTGCTGGTGGTTGGTGTCAAAACTGGTACGGCCAAGGTCAAGGTCCGTCTGAGGGAGAGGGCGTGGCAGGGGGTGGAGCCTGATATCATCAAGCTACTAGTCATTGAGAACATGATTCTACAACCCTCCATGGATGTGTACATTCTTCCACTGTCCTTTGTCGAGTTCGGGTGGAGAGATGGAAGTATGGGAGGTTAGAGGTCATCACCATGCCATCAGAGCAGTATTCATTGGAGCTGACCAATACGACAGTGGGGAGACTCCACCCACAGAGGTCAAGGGTCACCGGACTGGAACTTCAATGTACGTGGTGatcgtccaatcagaatgctCTACCCATGCACCCCCCAGACCTCCTCACTACAACACAAGGACTCAGATAGTAAGTGTGTTGTTGAGGGGGACAACTTTTTTGCCACTGATTTTAGCATACCATTACTTTGATAGAACTTCCTATAAgagttacatgtgtacagtggtggCTGTACCACTTTGAGAACCTGTAACTTGAATTTCGGTAGTCTGATTTCAATTTTCTGAAGTTATGGGAGCTTTTTTTAAGTTAAATGGAGCTCATTCATTTGGTATGCTTAAaattgatcataattatagccagatTTCAGCTAAATACCATGGACTACAGTCCTGGTCTTTTTCTGACATTTTGTTGCTCATAATGTGGTGATTGATTGTGCTATTTCATAAAACCATAAAACCATTGAAATTGAACCACCAGAACATAATGTAGTCTGGTATCCCAGTATCATAAGGTTGGTGGAATTGTGTTGACTGCATGCTACGTGTATACTAgtacacaatacatgtaattctttattatactgcacaccatactgtacttatccacacgcccacacacacacacacacacagctccctgAGTGTCAATTTCTTTCTTTCTCTCCTCCTTCGCAATCCACCAGAACTGACGTCTAATGAAATACTGCTCTTCAATCACCCTCTAAACAAGGGGGCCCTCACTATAACCCACGGCTCTGATTATTCCTGATAATGTCATTGAGTTACTTGACTGTTTGCAGCACTCAGACACTGGTGAGGTTCATGACCTCCCGACCCTCATAACCAAGCACCAGGTGGTGGAGATCAACGACCCAGTGCAAGTGACCCCCAAACACCTCGTCATTCTCTGGGACCCCCAAACAGAGTTCAAATACCAGCACCAATTGAATGTgagtgtgctagctagcttgttgagagctaaacctgtgtagggtaccagctacataggcttgtacatggcttgtaataataattaccgtatagcgagtaatttacGTGAGGTAGAAATGTTcgtatttttcgtattgtagagcatcatacaaaaatgAAAACTGCTCTACCgctaggttcaacgtcactatcctgagctgtaccaaTATTTAGAATACAAAGTGCACGTAAGAACAGTTCATATGAACATTTGCATCAAAGAAAAGTGTAGTAGACAGTTGTATAATTCAGATTTTTTTTATATCAGGTGACTGAATGGTCTTGTGAGGTGGAGGGGATTGCTCACCACTAGGACCAAGGGGAAGTCCCTAGTGGTAGCCGTGGATACCAAAAACACGGCTCACTTTGATAAACGGAGGTACCGTACATTATGCAATATGTATTGCTAGGAGCTCATAGAGAGGATTAtccaactcccacgcacactcCATTCTAATCTCCTGTTTAGCAATAAATGGCCGAAATTGATGACTTAGCATGCAGGGGAGGgatagttgaacatctttcaatagCCGTAACTTTATCTAATGTCAAAACTCTCACGATActtttttctgaaagcttagaaagagacctttcaaattatgTTTTTCGATCTAAAATTTTGTTGTGGACAGAATTTGTTGTTATTCGGAAGTAATGAACTTtgaggtctctttctaagcttacacaaaatcagaaaatcgttgaaataattatgatccactGAATTCAAGTTTTGGCAACGTAAACATGCAGTCCTCGGaccattgattaaactgaTGGGGttgttgaacggccataactttatcacacccacacacacacacacacacacacacacccacccacacacaccacacacacacacacacacacacacagccacggGGCAGACACTGCGTTGTGACGTATTTGTAGCCTCAATTGAGCGTATTGAGATCACAACTCGTACGAGGGAGCTGCTGTTGGGGGAGGAGCCCGAGCGTTTCAGTGTGCAGGCTTTTTACGAGGAAGGTACGTACGTTTCAAAGGGGTTAATGTGAAAACAGTTACAGTTAAGTAGTGGGTGTGTTGATAGTCATCCATCACTAGGTTTGCTGGGAAATTTGTAATCCATTCTCTAGAatttatttgtgtacctaatTTGCTCGTTATTCTCTGACCCTTGTACTCAGAGATGTGCCCACAGAATAAGGCCTATAGTTTACTAGGATCATTTATGAGATGGAGGTTTGAAAAATTAAGATATTCCGGGCAcaccactgtcagtgtgtactgtataccgtatagcgggtagggtataaactttcgtagAATGACCgttgaaaggttttcgcggatttaattttcacggaatagcagcctttctgcagcatgcatgcgatattaaattctaaacctgtgtagggtaccagctacatagtcttgtacatggcttgtaataattattattatacgtgtataattatgatgatcccATTTTGTActacatcaggagtgcatgaactcctggtactataataattattatcgggtTTAAAATACAGCGACTTTTCAATTACAAATTGCGAAATTTGCTCAATAGATTGGTCATGCAATTTCCCATTTATAGTTACAACGTAAtcaagcttgtacagtgtcattcacatgtccattaacctctcattggatagtactgtccctattcctgtgttgtacactactgtctatttaattgtagattgtgttATTTATGTTTATGTGATCAATTTCCTGAACCAAttttccctccccccacagtctcgtccatggacaaagatgatgtgtacagttttggagtgcttgcttgtgaagtggtgaATGCCAGATTTCTTGAAGCTGCTGTATTTCTTGGTCTGCTATcgagtatggaaggtgtatggcgggagctccacccactcatcacctcctGTGTCTCTCACTCCCCTCAGGACAAACCCGgccctccatggacactgtgctacaccacatcaaacaattggactctGAGTCTTAGCATTGGTGCATgattattaatttgtgtaaagAAATTTTGTTAGCAAAcaaagtgggggaggggctgctcaagatgagggggtgttgcATATGGGGTCAGAGATCAGAAAGCCATGTGGACTCACTGAAAACTGTACTAGATATCATGCAAGATGAAGGCAGCCTTGATAGCAGCCACGGTCCTCACACTTGTCTGCTCCCTTCATAAAGCCAGCTCTCTGGGGAAGCAGAACTTACAGGTGGTTTTACTTCCCTATGTCCCCTCCAGCACTGGAGTCAAGGTCAACTTCACTCTGAGCTCCCCTCAAGGTTGCTGCTCTTGGtcagtgtacctactgtgtgtgtgtaggggagggggataCTGGTGCAAGCTGTGACCCTGAATTACAGTCAATAGTTAATTAAGCTTGGTGCAAAGATTTAGTCCTAAAAACAATTTTAACATGACTTAATATTGCTCGGTGAATTCCAgcgtccaataattattatataattatagtgcaataaaaataattaatgattacgtataattattatgccacgcccacacacacacaggttgagcaTTAAACCGGACATAGTGTCAGATATCTAACCATGCAGCTAGCATACTTGTAGTGATACATGTGTGTCTCTCCCCTGCCCtaaccacacaccctcacacacgtgCAGGTGTTGGCAAGTCCACCCTCCTCCGCTCTATGGCGTGTCGTGAGCTGCGTCTACCAGCTGGTGTGAGTGTACTAcacgtggagcaagaggtcacTGGGGACAACACACTAGCACTGGATAGTGTACTCGAGTGTGACACTGAGAGAGTGCAGCTGCTCGCTAGAGAGGGGGAGCTACTGGCCTCAGAGGAAAAGGACACAGCAGCAGGCAGGTCTGTGTaccagaggggggggggggtgtttTAAGTATGGTAAAATTACAATAATGaaaaataaaatgttatttcCAAATTAGTATCCAGCTATAATTAGGGTTACCAGTGTGTAGGTGTCctagtgtgtagtgtactgtgtgtttgaCTGCTAGTGAGCATTCGTATGATtatggtttgtgtgtatattttcATTCAGTACTTTATTTACCTTTCATCTGCCCCTCCCTCTGTTTGTGTAGGGCTTCTGATGAGCTGGCTGAGGTATACCTTCCACTACAGGAGATAGACGCTGACAAAGCACCAGCAAGGTAACTGTACCCAGTAGATCAAGTACCATCTTACACACTGtgctcactcactcacagagCTGGCTGTATTCTGGCTGGTctggggttcactccacaGAAGAATGAGATTTGATCTGGCTAGGACACTGTTTGCAAGGTAAGCAGTTTTTGTGAGACGGAAGTGCTGACATTAATTAATCTTCTGTTTTCTAGGGGAAGGCGTGGGTgttttttcagaatcaggcctgttttcagagcGCTATCTTTTAGCTGCTATAatttgaattccgtggatacaatttcaatgattttctaattttctgaaagcttagaaagagacctttcaaatggtgtcatcgaagtttatatttgagagataaaagtatttgccaatttggccataccatgaatggtccaaggccgaaaaattacaaattagggccccaacaaaattttggatcgaaacacatcatttgaaaggtctatttctaagctttcaaaaaatcataacatttttgacattggatcaacggtattaaagttaatggctgttgaaaaatcaggtttgtttttagagctatcttttagaggccataacttgtgttaggaacGTCCTATTTAAAAAACTCAAAgacgcattctgtagctctgagaaagcactattgtatacaattaaagtgtgttaAAACCGCTAATTGCTCGCAGTGCCAAAGCTCCCTAATTTGTGTGTCCTATGCTGTAGATGTGGGAACACGGAACCATCGTcggttgtgtgcagtgtattatAGTCGTACCCCCGGGTTTGAAGTGATCCATGGACTACTGGACCGTGTCATGTAGCTGCTGGAGGTGTCCTTCACCAAAGATGGCAGTGGATACTTCCTCAAGGCAGCTGAAGGTGAgcagctgtgtatgtgtgttagggACTTGTGAAGGAACTACTGTCTATGCATTCAGTCCAGTTTGTTGGGAATTAGTGTCTTTGAGTTTTTGAAGTGTATGTGTTGGGAAGATTATTTTGTCGGAAAATTAATTCCTACAACTACACTTGCTCACTGCCCACACTTCTGCACTGCTTGTGTTTACTGCCCCCTccccttcacacacactccacagactCTACCTAGTTCCCGGGCCTTTGTGCagaggtgtgtgtacgtgggaAGGTGACCAGGAAACTGGGCATGCTCCATCCTGGTGTGTCTAGCCCTGTTGTGcagctctagtgtgtgtgagactgGGAGGTGTGTCTGGTGCAGTTGTTCTCACGGCCTCCTCCAACCAGTACCTGCCCTCCGTACTCTCCAGGGAGAACCTATCTCctcaggttagtgtgtgttcatGACCTCCTTGACAGTATTTACccaggtgtgtgtttagggtcaatactgcaaggtcatgtactgtacataattatgtcatgtacatataattatagcctggatCCCAGGGTAGGCCggtgaacgaggctagtacatatAATCCTTTTGTTTGTGTTTTCAATCCCTTCATTTTTGGTTGCTATTATCCATAGTGTGgcttgatcctctttataatcacaacagaaatcggttgagctatcgtgccccagaggaatcagcttgagatccaggatttaattgcaacctttgaccttttattgaATTAAgccacaagatatggaaattagccttctgtggctacggtataattttgatgtactggcttgctgtactggatagatctaggtatagtaagctttccaagcaggcaaataaagaacagaaacgctaagctgctatatgcagcaaaggtcaagaacccagaacaagaatgtttaatctttcattaaacgtgaccctattgaccctggcgttcctccTCTGACACCTTCCCACCCTACACAAATACATcttcacccacccacaccacacaccaaacacaccaccacaccacacacacacacacacacacacacacacacacacacacacacacacacacactccagtTGACAGCTCTGGAGGATGATGCAGTGATTGCTGCCTACCTTCTACCTGCTACTGGTGGTGTCAAGTCAAGAGAGATTTTGTCCTCTACAAGTTCACAGCACATGAggtttgttataattatagtgttgtgtTTGGAATGATGGTAGTAAGCAGTGGGTACACTGTTAGGTTCCAGTGATCAGTACGGTAGTAACAATGTGCATAATACATACTGTGTACAGTTGCAAATTACGCAAGCTAACATTAAGTCCTTTTGGGACAAAAGTCTCTAAATTGTGAATCCAAAAGTCTTCTAATTATCTTGTAAAGTAGTTGCTGTGCGTGTCTATTGCTTGTACTGATAAGTTTGAGGTTTTGTGATCCGAAAAATTGAAATGTACGCATACGTAGATTGTTTTGTTATTCTTAATATTCGTTCGGTGTTGGTTTATTGTGTCCTTGAGTGTTGTCTGGGTGTATCCTCCGTATTGCTTCTTACATTTAGTGCAGGTTATTAGGTAGATAATGTTGTTTGAGTTACAGGTGAATGAGTTTCTAATGGTGTATTGGCGACCTGTCGATGTGCTTTTAAATGAATTACCCGTGTTGTAGTGCTTGCAGGTTACACATCTCGGATGCTTGCATGTTGGGATTGTTGTTTTAGTATTGATGAGGTTAGGCATCATACCTGCAGCAGTCGTGTGTGGTTGACAAGCTCCTTCATTACCTAGCATAAgaataatatattatataatttgcTCGTCTGTGTGGTTGATTCGTGCTACCACTAATTCATTGCGTAGAGTTTTGTGGCCTAAAGTAATAAATCGTGGATGTGCGACGTATTTAGAAATTGTTTTGTAGTTTTGTAAGATCGTGGATTTTAACAGACTAAATACTGGTGGAGGTAAACAGTTTAGGATTGGTCGTCGCATAGAGTTTTGGGGTGGTGTTGGTGAAAGGTATCGTTGTCTATCTTTATACGCTATAGTTTTCAGTGTTTTGTTGATAAGTTGTTTGGGGCATCCTCGTTGTAATAGTGTTTGTTGGAGTAGTGTGATTGTTGCATAGTAGTTACTAGTCAGGCTGTTTGTACGTACATATCTGATGCATTCTCCTGGAATAATACCTTTGTATAATTTGCGTGAGTGGGCTGAATTGTAATGTACCTATTGATAcaagtttgtttgtttttggTATGTTTTCGTGTCGAGTGTGTTGGTGTAGGGAAAGGTGTCGTGCTTGAAAATAGTGATGTCTAAAAAATTGGTTTGTGTTTGAGAGTGACTGGAGGTGAAATGCAGTGAGGAGTGAAAGGTGTTGAGAGCTGTGAGAAAGGTGTTTAGTTGGTCAGAGCTATGTGGCCAGATTACCAAAATATCATCAATGTAACCTTTACCAATTtagcactaaatcctttagaaccTCCTCCAACCAGTACCTGCCCTCCGTACTCTCCAGGGAGAACCTATCTCctcaggttagtgtgtgttcatGACCTCCTTGACAGTATTTACCcaggtgtgtgtttagtgtcaatactgcaaggtcatgtactgtacataattatgtcatgtacatataattatagcctggatCCCAGGGTAGGCCggtgaacgaggctagtacatatAATCCTTTTGTTTGTGTTTTCAATCCCTTCATTTTTGGTTGCTATTATCCATAGTGTGgcttgatcctctttataatcaacagaaatcggttgagctatcgTGCCCCAGAGGAATTAGCTTGAGATgcaggatttaattgcaacctttgaccttttattgaATTAAgccacaagatatggaaattagccttctgtggctacggtataattttgatgtactggcttgctgTACTGGATATATCtaggtatagtaagctttccaagcaggcaaataaagaacagaaacgctaagctgctatatgcagcaaaggtcaagaacccagaacaagaatgtttaatctttcattaaacgtgaccctattgaccctggcgttcctccTCTGACACCTTCCCACCCTACACAAATACATcttcacccacccacaccacacaccacacacaccctcacccacaccaccaccacaccacacacacacacacacacacacacacacacacacacacacactccagtTGACAGCTCTGGAGGATAATGCAGTGATTGCTGTGTCTTCTACCTGCTACTGGTGGTGTCAGGTCAAGAGAGATTTTGTCCTCTACAAGTTCACAGCACATGAggtttgttataattatagtgttgtgtTTGGAATGATGGTAGTAAGC comes from Halichondria panicea chromosome 3, odHalPani1.1, whole genome shotgun sequence and encodes:
- the LOC135333313 gene encoding E3 ubiquitin-protein ligase TRIM71-like; its protein translation is MAERPSAAQEALSKVEDQLSCLVCLEPYTNPRLLSCFHVYCQHCLEDIVAHNRQGQLECPKCRRPTPLPPTGVSGLQAAFNVHHLFDIQETLKKIKEPQKLACEKCSKTTRKATSFCRQCTKFICEKCTDMHKEWEEFEGHEVVTIEKVEGDLIRLVSPNKVTPRCPKHNKSLKLYCEPCGELICIHCTVQIHKDHKYCVIADTFESHMKNILDSLGPVEKQLEATDTALVNLDGRHAEIVEHRGKIATNIHSKFDEIRRALDAREGELMAELEGHTQQQLKSLSAQREEVEILQTQRSSCLHFVRESIRTGSPGDVLKMKQGVVKQVRELVDTFDPNTLEPRETTNTLFVPSAQLVKECKKFGVLYCDIVIPQKAIVGQKVTAYYRFLCPLNSAPPEAKLISKITDKTTNCVVKERGKGEYEISYQPTVSGASELIVSVGGEEVAGSPFPVAVKTPIDKLGTVIKTINDLRKPRSVALNQAGEIIVAELDAGIVSIFSPTGDKLRTLDTRGTAVGEMKKPRGVAVDGDDNILVVDAVNHRLLKFSRGGDLMAAVGSHGNGPGQLNDPYGVCVNSVNGKVYVVDRLAHCVHIFNSDLTFSTKFGSEGSGNGQFKYPWDVASDRSGCVYEVDHGNYRVQVFTPDGGYLRQFGAKRGSGNGELDRPASICVDSDDLVYVGESGNKRVSVFTCEGVFLKSFGSYGSGPGQFDSPYGIAVDQCGVVYVSDCSNNRVQIFS